In the Andrena cerasifolii isolate SP2316 chromosome 3, iyAndCera1_principal, whole genome shotgun sequence genome, CGTCTGTGCTTCTTAATCCCATATTAAACTAACTGTACCATTTGTAACTTATATTGACGTCAGAATGCATTCCGCTCCGACACTTTTGTCTATACGTGTTTAAAGTAtatacgtttttttttgttacagaaTCTGATGTATGGAAATGAATattacatttctttttttttttaaattaatgtgttattttatgAACACATAACGTTAATGTTTCCCTTACAAGAATCTGTTAAGAATCGTAgttatttttttacagttcCATGGTATGAACTCCAGTCGCATCTTTATTGTTATCagcttcttttttaataagtgcATTGGTGACGATTTCTTGATAGTATTCCACAAACACACTTCGATTATGAGAGATAAGTATTAAGAATTGAGCCGCTATGGCCGTCAACTCTTCTTGAAGCGACGAAAGCCCCGGTGGCACTTGTTGCGGTGCTGCGGATTGAGATGATATTATTTTCTGCAGAAACTGTCGAATTCTCAAATCTGAAaagtcataaaaaaaaaatagatacgtCGAGGAAACTTATTTAAATGTTATGATTAGCAAATTTCATTCGCAATACTTACTTATAAGATGCCTGATTTTATGTTCAGGCTTCATGAGTTCCAATATTTGTCCTTCTAATAATGTTTCCAACTCCGGTGTTAACTGAGCAGCACCAATGTCCTGTAATGTTGTACTTAGGTCTGTTTTCACTTGCAACACGATATTTGGTATTACAGTCTCCAAATCCCTAATAGCATTATACATAAAATTCAATACGCAGTTCTATTACCTACGTACAGAATTACACATCACTGTGTACATACTTGTTTGAATGTACAGAATCCAGCAGCACACTAAGATGCTGTTTAATATCTTTCTTGAAACCCGATACTCCATGAATTGGTGGTCCCACTGTGTTGTTTATCAGCAATATCACGGATCCTGTGATGCTTAGCCGGCTGGTTTTATCGCGTAATTCTATTAACCTACCTTGGTCCAGCATCAAAGTCTGAAAGGAAATATGTTAACAAGATTAGCCTTCGCAAAATCATTAATCCAAGCGATAGAAGAAAAGCATGCGTAATTCATAAACATACTTCCGCGTCTGGATTAAAATCCCATTCTAGGAGATCTAGATACGCTTCGGTTAAAAGACCATGCGTGATCTGTCGCACAGCGTTCACGTCTGATGAATCGCCCGGAACATTAATAGAGTCGAAATGCCTTAATAGCCACTTCTCCGTGTATTGCAAACCGTTCGCATTGATTTTTAGAAACTCGGCGAACTTTGCTTTCTCATACTCTATACTCGAAGCAACTATATTCGGTCTCATCATAGTTATCGTGAAGTTTGCCAGATCGAGCCGCATTAATTGCAATACGTCCATTATACCTTTAAATACTTCGATAACGTCTGTCTTCAGACTGAGTTCACTGATCATCGAGTCTCTTACCGGCGCGCACACTTTACTCATAATTGAAATCACATATTGCGCGTAGTGATGGAAGTCCAAAACACCTTTTTCTGCTTGCTGTTTGATTAGATCTACATCGAGCACCTCTTTTAAATTCTCTCGGATCTTTGCGTGGTGTGGCAACACCAGCTCGTCTAAAGTCTTGAATAATTAAGGAGAATTATTAATATACAAAGCTTATATCGCGTGAGAAAATCAATACGAACATGTTACCTCTTTAATTTCTTGTAGCAAGACCAACGCCTGCGTGTAACTTGGAGGATCTTCGGCTAATTGCTCGGCTAACAAATTCCAAAATGCTTTGTGCATAATTTCCTTCACTTTCCTGTGGAATGTACCATCGTCGGGATCGAGTTTCTGTAATTGAAAATTCTTGTCCACTGCGATTTCGTGAGCTAAAGCCATATTCTTCATGCCGTTAGCAGCCTTTACGATTTCTTCCAGCGAAACAAACTTTGGCGGGGATGCTCCTATTAATCCGCTCACCATAAGGTTCGGTGTCTTTTCTCTGCAAAGTATTAATTTAATCGCAAGCCGTTCTAATATCTCTCGGATAATTGGACGATGGAATAATTTACTCTTTCGCATTTTCTTCTTCTGTCTCGGTGTGAGAACTAGACTGGTAATCTATAGGCGCCGATGTACCGGCTTCGTTAACGTTGCACTTTTGTTTCTCATCGTTTTCCATTTTTTGATTCCTATAAAGTATATCTTGTTATAAATGTACTGTAACGAAAAATCATGTTGAAACATTTAAGAAGTGTCATGTATACTGCAATAGGTAACACAAtgcttattattaaattgttaaatattgtatttaaaAATTCCATATCAATTGTGAAATCGGCATAAAAAAATAGCTCTTAAATTAAGGTGTATTAATaacaaacatgaatatttaaattccataattaatattaaaggcGAAGCCACAATTCG is a window encoding:
- the LOC143367382 gene encoding T-complex protein 11-like protein 1 isoform X1 — translated: MPDKNKVLVGAGVIWGITLCCFFISRKLPGSVALLNFVPGILFWNQKMENDEKQKCNVNEAGTSAPIDYQSSSHTETEEENAKEEKTPNLMVSGLIGASPPKFVSLEEIVKAANGMKNMALAHEIAVDKNFQLQKLDPDDGTFHRKVKEIMHKAFWNLLAEQLAEDPPSYTQALVLLQEIKETLDELVLPHHAKIRENLKEVLDVDLIKQQAEKGVLDFHHYAQYVISIMSKVCAPVRDSMISELSLKTDVIEVFKGIMDVLQLMRLDLANFTITMMRPNIVASSIEYEKAKFAEFLKINANGLQYTEKWLLRHFDSINVPGDSSDVNAVRQITHGLLTEAYLDLLEWDFNPDAETLMLDQGRLIELRDKTSRLSITGSVILLINNTVGPPIHGVSGFKKDIKQHLSVLLDSVHSNKDLETVIPNIVLQVKTDLSTTLQDIGAAQLTPELETLLEGQILELMKPEHKIRHLINLRIRQFLQKIISSQSAAPQQVPPGLSSLQEELTAIAAQFLILISHNRSVFVEYYQEIVTNALIKKEADNNKDATGVHTMEL
- the LOC143367382 gene encoding T-complex protein 11-like protein 1 isoform X3, with the translated sequence MENDEKQKCNVNEAGTSAPIDYQSSSHTETEEENAKEEKTPNLMVSGLIGASPPKFVSLEEIVKAANGMKNMALAHEIAVDKNFQLQKLDPDDGTFHRKVKEIMHKAFWNLLAEQLAEDPPSYTQALVLLQEIKETLDELVLPHHAKIRENLKEVLDVDLIKQQAEKGVLDFHHYAQYVISIMSKVCAPVRDSMISELSLKTDVIEVFKGIMDVLQLMRLDLANFTITMMRPNIVASSIEYEKAKFAEFLKINANGLQYTEKWLLRHFDSINVPGDSSDVNAVRQITHGLLTEAYLDLLEWDFNPDAETLMLDQGRLIELRDKTSRLSITGSVILLINNTVGPPIHGVSGFKKDIKQHLSVLLDSVHSNKDLETVIPNIVLQVKTDLSTTLQDIGAAQLTPELETLLEGQILELMKPEHKIRHLINLRIRQFLQKIISSQSAAPQQVPPGLSSLQEELTAIAAQFLILISHNRSVFVEYYQEIVTNALIKKEADNNKDATGVHTMEL
- the LOC143367382 gene encoding T-complex protein 11-like protein 1 isoform X2; translated protein: MPDKNQKMENDEKQKCNVNEAGTSAPIDYQSSSHTETEEENAKEEKTPNLMVSGLIGASPPKFVSLEEIVKAANGMKNMALAHEIAVDKNFQLQKLDPDDGTFHRKVKEIMHKAFWNLLAEQLAEDPPSYTQALVLLQEIKETLDELVLPHHAKIRENLKEVLDVDLIKQQAEKGVLDFHHYAQYVISIMSKVCAPVRDSMISELSLKTDVIEVFKGIMDVLQLMRLDLANFTITMMRPNIVASSIEYEKAKFAEFLKINANGLQYTEKWLLRHFDSINVPGDSSDVNAVRQITHGLLTEAYLDLLEWDFNPDAETLMLDQGRLIELRDKTSRLSITGSVILLINNTVGPPIHGVSGFKKDIKQHLSVLLDSVHSNKDLETVIPNIVLQVKTDLSTTLQDIGAAQLTPELETLLEGQILELMKPEHKIRHLINLRIRQFLQKIISSQSAAPQQVPPGLSSLQEELTAIAAQFLILISHNRSVFVEYYQEIVTNALIKKEADNNKDATGVHTMEL